In Lacibacter sp. H375, one DNA window encodes the following:
- a CDS encoding zinc metallopeptidase, which yields MTPGILLISLLFMGIGFLVQMRLKSKFKHYSQQPLMSGLSGKEVAEKMLKENGIYDVQVVSVDGFLSDHYNPMNKTVNLSPDVYNGRSIASAAVSAHEVGHAVQHATAYQWLMLRSRLVPIVQVSTTLSQWILAIGVGILGFGGGNPTVLLIGILLFAATTVFSLITLPVEFDASNRALAWLERTNATTAQEHPGAKDALKWAATTYVVAAIASIVTLVQYILIYMSRRD from the coding sequence ATGACACCAGGAATTTTATTGATCTCTCTTCTTTTTATGGGGATAGGTTTTTTAGTGCAAATGAGGTTAAAATCCAAGTTTAAGCACTACAGCCAGCAACCCCTCATGAGCGGTTTAAGTGGTAAAGAAGTAGCCGAAAAAATGTTGAAAGAAAATGGCATTTATGATGTGCAGGTGGTTTCTGTTGATGGCTTCCTCAGCGACCACTATAACCCCATGAATAAAACAGTAAACCTCAGCCCGGACGTATATAATGGACGGTCGATTGCCTCAGCCGCAGTTTCGGCCCACGAAGTAGGCCATGCAGTACAGCACGCCACTGCCTATCAATGGCTTATGCTGCGTTCAAGGTTGGTGCCCATTGTGCAGGTAAGCACCACGCTTTCCCAATGGATATTGGCTATTGGTGTCGGCATCCTGGGCTTTGGAGGTGGTAACCCAACTGTATTATTAATTGGTATTCTGCTATTTGCAGCTACCACAGTGTTCTCACTCATCACCCTTCCTGTAGAGTTTGATGCCAGTAACCGAGCGCTTGCCTGGCTGGAGCGAACCAATGCCACAACTGCCCAAGAACACCCCGGTGCCAAAGATGCGTTGAAGTGGGCAGCCACTACCTATGTTGTTGCAGCCATCGCATCAATTGTAACACTGGTGCAGTACATTTTAATATATATGAGCAGACGGGATTAA
- a CDS encoding SusC/RagA family TonB-linked outer membrane protein: protein MRKMLGLAIVFLLSLCQLWAQTKEVTGKVVDSKDGNPIAGATISVNGRSVGVTSATGEFSVKVPAGTRKLEISSIGFSDIEVTIGDGPVTVSMSQGESKSISEVVVTGYTTLQRKKFSGATVNISPTEVRKQPFGSFDQAFQGQAAGVSVAANSGQPGANAVVRIRGNGSITGGNVPLYIMDGIEINAADFASLNQGDFDRVEILKDAVATAQYGSRGANGVIVITTRRGRAGQIQLNYDAQVGFSDLPKDRLVLMNSKEKIDYELQRGNPYGWTPAEADSLRNVNFSWRDALFQTGITHQHQLSASGGSAASRFFASLSYMDQEGIVKTTGLKRYTARINVDNTIKNFRFGMNLQAGFSRITGTSEANTFLSTPLNAIRWSNPYERAYDPTTGDFQQFGGPGYLISGQPNGAMELFLDYNYSNQIKGVASSYLEYHFPFLKGLSARTNWGVDYTNNESAAFNDPRTAGAQARNGSLGRASGYNFRYTGTTSVNYKQTFGKHEVEGGLFTEVVKNQSRSFGFTAYGFTNGFRNEAGITQGSAANPLYIPAVSGGGSRNGLLSYFGIFNYGYDDKYYVTLVGRRDGSSRFGVNNRFANFGSAGITWSVTNEDFMENVNFFNDLRLRASIGTNGNNQTAAGDFVTPQFGAISYAGIGGWAPSSPGNLDYKWETNRTINVGVDFAILKRRLSGTVELYDRKTTDLFANNFIDPQNSGFASIPSNFGSLRNRGIEVTLRGEIFNSKDFNWTITGNITYNQNRILDLIQDSVVSGITILKEGKPLNTLFLVEYAGVNPANGNAQYINKFDKSVSMGYSTSWKNYFGTSDAPWFGGITSSWSYKGFDLSAQINFFLDRVQYNNDQNNLTNPQYYWDNMHVEVLKEWRQPGDITDVPRPSAGATALGPANPYRSETTRFLEDASFWRLRNVTLGYTFDSKLLAKAKMRSARIFIQGQNWWTATKFQSFDPETTGASLTGAQYPALIQTTVGLNIGF from the coding sequence ATGAGAAAAATGCTAGGATTGGCAATAGTCTTTCTATTGTCTTTGTGTCAGCTTTGGGCACAAACTAAGGAAGTAACAGGTAAAGTGGTTGATAGCAAAGATGGCAATCCTATTGCCGGAGCTACGATCAGTGTAAATGGAAGATCAGTCGGAGTAACATCTGCTACCGGAGAATTTTCAGTAAAAGTTCCCGCAGGTACTCGTAAACTCGAGATTTCTTCAATTGGGTTTAGTGATATCGAAGTAACCATTGGGGATGGCCCAGTTACTGTTTCAATGTCTCAAGGAGAATCAAAAAGTATTTCCGAAGTAGTTGTAACAGGTTATACAACCTTGCAGCGTAAGAAGTTTTCAGGAGCAACTGTAAACATATCTCCTACAGAAGTAAGAAAACAGCCATTCGGTTCTTTTGATCAGGCATTTCAAGGGCAAGCAGCAGGTGTTTCTGTGGCTGCCAATAGCGGTCAGCCAGGTGCAAACGCCGTTGTTCGAATTCGGGGTAATGGTTCAATCACAGGCGGTAACGTCCCACTTTATATTATGGATGGTATCGAGATCAATGCTGCCGATTTTGCATCGTTGAACCAAGGTGATTTTGATCGTGTGGAAATCTTGAAAGATGCGGTGGCAACGGCACAATACGGTTCACGTGGGGCCAATGGCGTTATTGTTATCACAACTCGAAGAGGTCGAGCAGGTCAAATTCAGCTAAATTATGATGCACAGGTCGGATTTAGTGATTTACCTAAAGACAGATTGGTTTTGATGAACAGCAAAGAGAAAATTGATTATGAATTGCAGCGTGGCAATCCTTATGGTTGGACTCCAGCCGAAGCTGACAGCCTTCGTAATGTGAATTTTAGCTGGAGGGATGCATTGTTTCAAACCGGTATTACACACCAGCATCAGCTAAGTGCTTCTGGTGGTTCAGCTGCTTCACGTTTTTTTGCTTCTTTATCATATATGGATCAGGAAGGGATCGTTAAAACAACTGGGTTAAAACGTTATACAGCACGAATTAACGTTGACAATACGATCAAAAACTTCCGTTTCGGAATGAATTTACAGGCTGGTTTTTCAAGGATAACCGGTACATCTGAAGCAAATACATTTCTTAGTACTCCGTTGAATGCAATTCGGTGGTCTAATCCTTATGAAAGAGCGTATGATCCAACAACGGGCGATTTTCAACAATTCGGTGGCCCAGGTTATTTGATCTCGGGGCAACCAAACGGCGCTATGGAATTGTTCCTTGACTATAATTATTCAAATCAAATCAAAGGTGTTGCATCCTCTTATTTGGAGTATCATTTTCCCTTCCTTAAAGGTCTTTCTGCAAGAACCAATTGGGGTGTTGACTATACAAATAATGAGTCAGCAGCTTTTAATGATCCCCGCACTGCAGGAGCTCAGGCGAGAAATGGTTCTCTTGGAAGAGCCTCTGGATACAATTTTCGATATACCGGAACTACATCAGTTAATTATAAACAGACTTTCGGTAAGCACGAAGTAGAGGGAGGGTTATTTACGGAAGTTGTAAAAAACCAATCTCGTAGCTTTGGTTTTACTGCCTACGGATTTACTAACGGCTTCAGAAACGAAGCGGGTATTACGCAAGGTAGTGCAGCGAATCCTCTTTATATTCCTGCAGTTTCGGGCGGTGGTTCTCGGAATGGCCTCTTATCATATTTCGGAATTTTTAACTATGGGTACGATGACAAATACTATGTGACACTCGTTGGCCGTCGTGATGGGTCATCACGTTTTGGTGTAAACAATCGGTTTGCCAATTTTGGGTCTGCAGGTATTACCTGGTCTGTTACAAACGAAGATTTCATGGAAAACGTGAACTTCTTCAATGATTTACGCTTAAGAGCTAGCATTGGTACAAATGGTAATAATCAAACCGCAGCAGGCGATTTTGTTACACCACAATTTGGTGCCATTTCTTATGCAGGTATAGGTGGATGGGCTCCTTCATCTCCAGGCAACCTTGATTATAAATGGGAGACCAACCGCACTATTAATGTAGGGGTCGATTTCGCAATATTGAAGCGTAGGCTTAGTGGGACTGTTGAATTATATGATCGCAAAACAACGGATTTGTTTGCAAACAATTTTATCGACCCACAAAATTCCGGATTTGCTAGTATTCCTAGTAATTTTGGTAGCCTTCGCAACCGTGGTATTGAGGTTACACTCCGTGGTGAAATATTTAATTCCAAAGATTTCAACTGGACAATTACAGGCAACATTACCTATAATCAAAACAGAATTCTTGATTTGATTCAAGACTCAGTAGTTTCAGGTATAACAATTTTGAAAGAGGGTAAACCTTTGAATACTTTATTCCTGGTAGAGTATGCAGGTGTAAATCCTGCCAATGGCAACGCACAATACATCAACAAGTTTGACAAGAGCGTTTCAATGGGTTATAGCACTAGCTGGAAGAATTATTTTGGAACATCAGATGCTCCATGGTTTGGTGGTATTACCAGCAGTTGGTCTTACAAAGGCTTCGATCTGAGTGCTCAAATCAACTTCTTCCTTGATCGTGTTCAATATAATAACGATCAAAATAACCTCACTAACCCACAATATTATTGGGATAATATGCACGTAGAGGTGTTAAAAGAATGGCGTCAACCAGGCGATATAACAGATGTTCCAAGACCATCAGCAGGTGCTACTGCACTCGGTCCTGCAAACCCGTATCGTTCTGAAACGACCCGTTTCTTGGAAGATGCAAGTTTCTGGCGTCTTCGTAACGTAACACTTGGCTACACATTCGATTCTAAACTATTAGCGAAAGCAAAAATGCGTTCTGCAAGAATTTTTATTCAAGGACAGAACTGGTGGACAGCAACTAAATTCCAAAGCTTTGATCCTGAAACAACTGGCGCGTCATTGACAGGTGCTCAATACCCTGCTTTGATACAAACTACAGTTGGCTTGAACATTGGATTTTAA